TTGCTTTCGGGCCTGAAAACCTGGGGCTGCCAGGAAAGGAAATACTTTCCCGTGTAGAAAAATCTCTCAAAGCGATAAAACTGGAGAAACTGAAGGATCATTTCATCTTCACACTCTCAGGCGGGGAAAAACAGAGAACTGCAATAGGAGGAAACCTGGCAATGGAGCCGGAAATCCTTGTCCTTGACGAGCCGACGTCGGACCTGGACCCCTCCGGTACCCGGGAAGTACTTGACCTGCTCAGGCGACTGAACGCTGAAAAACGGATAACCCTGATTCTCATAGAGCACAAGCTCGATGAAGTTTTCGAACTGGCTGACCGCATGCTTGTAATGGATGAAGGGAAGGTTATACTTGACGGAAAGCCCTTTGATATCCTGTGCCGCGAAGAAGGAAAACTCAAAAAGCTCGGGATTCATCCTCCCCAGATCATAGAAATTTCTCGCCTCCTGGGATTCAACTGCAGGACTTCAAGCCCCCCCTATGAGAACATCCTGAAACGCCTGGCTGAACTTCTGATGCCGTCCACTCGTGAGCTCCAGCCCGAAAGCAGGAAAGAAGCGAAACCCAAAATTCCTCCTGCTCTTTGTCCAGAGGAGAGCCTTTCTCACGTTCGGATAGAAAAGCTCTCCTGCAGACGTGAGGACGGTTCTGAAACCCTCAAAAACGTAAATCTTGATATAAAATATGGAGAGTTTCTTGCCCTTCTTGGCCACAATGGAGCCGGAAAAACAACCCTTGCAGGTCACTTAATGAGATTCCACAAACCTTCTTCCGGGAGGATTCTCCTCAACGGAAAGAATATAAGCAAATACTCCACAGCTCAGCTCTCGCAGCAGATAGGGTACCTTTTCCAGAACCCGGATTCACAGATTTTTATGAATAGCGTATTTGAAGAAGTTCGATTTGGGCTCAAGAACCTGAAAATACCTGAAGAGGAAATGAAAAAACGAGTAAATTCTGCCCTTGAGATGATGGAACTTTCGGTTTACAGAAACAGACACCCCCAGGCTCTCTCACGGGGACAACGGCAACGACTGGCAGTAGCTTCCATTCTCGCCCTCGAGCCGGACCTGCTTGTCCTGGACGAACCGACTACGGGGCAGGATAGGGGGCACATACATAAGTTTCTGGATAAAATCAGGGAATTGAACAGACTTGGAAAAACCGTTATTCTCATAAGCCATGATATGGAGCTTGTAGCGGAGTATGCTGAAAGGGTTATCGTGATGAAGCAGGGAGAAGTTTTGCTGGACGGCCCGGCAGCAGAAGTATTCTTAAGCCCTGAAGAGCTGGATGCAGCCGGGCTTATTCCTCCTCTCCCTGCAAGGCTCGCTCTTGATCTCAGAAAACAGGGATTTGATGTTCCCGGAATGCTTACAGTCTCAGAACTAAAAAGCTTCCTAAGAGCTCATAATGTGGAAATTCGCGACTGAAAGAAATTAAATAAAAATGAAATGACCGCAAAAAACGGCAGCAGAAAGTAAAGAAAAGAGATAAAATTTGGAGATATTAAAGGGGAAAATGGGATGCAGATAAAGGCGTTTCTTTTAAAGCCTTGCTCCGCTCATTTTTACAGCGGTATCATAGCCAAGAAGTCCCCCTACCAGCCCTCCTGCGCATGCCAGGGCCAGCTGAATCCCTATGTACCAGGGAGCGTAAGATATTTTCCATTCAACCGGGGCATAGAGAAGATAAAATAAGAGGGTTGAGACTCCACCTCTTGAGATTCCGTAGATAACTGCAGTCAGGCGCCTGTCTGCATAATCCATCCTGAATATAAAGACCAGGAGGTCAACAACGACACCTTCTGCCAGGTAAAAGCCCAACCACATGATGTGAGACCCCCAGACAACCATGCTGATGAGCAGGACGCAGGTAAAGAGCAGGGTTGCTGTTCCCGGCTTTCGGACCAGTTGCAGGGCGACTATCATGAGGACGACAGTGGGAATTGCAATAACCAGCCCGTCAAACCAGCCAAGATTGACCAGTTTGCTAAGGTAGCGGAACACTACGGCAATAACCGAAGCGAGAAGCGCTATTGTGATCAGGTCAATGGTTGAAAAGAGGTCAAGGACTCCAAATCGTTTTAATGCAGCCAGAACACCGAAAAAGACCAGGAGACTTACCAGAATCGTAATATAAGTACTCCAGGAGGGTGGCGGTATGATAGTAATACTGTGTTCACTTTGTTGCGTCTCTCCCGAGTAAACCGCAAGAATCTTGAAAGTAATCCTTTTTTTGTACTCGATTGAAGCAGGAGGTTTTACATCAAGAAAAAAGCTTGCACTTTGCCCTGTTGACAGTTCTCCGATTTTAGCCGTGATTTTCTGTCCGTCTTCTGTTATATTGTATGGCTGAGGAGACATCCCTATATCCAGATCTCCCGGAACTTCAATAAACACAGTTACGTTATACAGTGGTTCAGTTCCCTTATTCTCAAGGTTTAACCTTGCCCTTTCCCATGAGTGTCCAGCTACAAGGACATCGGACGCCTGGTTTCGGTCAAGTGGAATTTCCAGGCTACACTCAAGGGGAGAGACATATGAACCTGAAGTTTCCTCTGATGCAAGGGCTCCTGGAGTAAAGGAAGCTGTAAGAACAAGTGCAAGTATTGCTGAGAGAATCCATTGATGTTTCATTTTTACCTCTTTTTCATCTCAAATTAATTTTCACTTCCTGATCTCATCTCCTTCTGAACTTCAGGGCAATTGCAATGCAGGCAAGAAGACAGATAATTATCACCGGAAGAGGGATATTTGCTTTTTTTCCGGTTTTTTGCTCGTGGAGTTTGAAAAACTCGCTGTTAGCTTCCGATTCCGAAACGAGGACTGCGATACAGGGATGGATATAGCCCTCCTCCCCCCTTTCGAAGAGAAGGATACTTTCTGAATTTTCAGAGGATACAGAACCCGAATACAGGTCAAAATACTTGCCCTGAGCGGACTTTCCTATGTCACTTCCGATGCTTGCAGAATCAAAGTAAAGCTCGTCTTTTTCTCCTTCAGTGCCTGCCACAAGCATTGTATAAAGGGTCGCATTTTTTCCGGGGTATGTATCTTCAAAGGCAGTCGTTACTCTGTCCTTCTTATTTGTATACGATAGCGCATAATTGCCTTCATTGATCCAGAACCTTACTGGAGAAAGAGAGCTGTTTTCACAAACAGCGGCAAGAGTGATCCCATAGGGCCCTCCCCCGGGATTTTCTGAAAAAACCGAAACTTCATTCAGTCCAGTATGAAGAGAACTGCTGGCATTGAGACAGTAAAGGGCTGTCCCCCAGGCTGAAACGTAATCAGGATCTTTCATTAAGGCAAGTTCTTTGCCGTTTACCGTTACTTTGATACTGTCCCCGCTGTCATAGTTCCAGACAGGAACATAGAGCCTGGCATACCTGACTTCCCCGGAAGGCAGCTCGAAATACTCTAGATAGGGGTTTTCACCGGTATACCCGTGCCCCCCACTAACGTATACTTCT
This window of the Methanosarcina mazei S-6 genome carries:
- a CDS encoding COG1361 family protein, which translates into the protein MKHQWILSAILALVLTASFTPGALASEETSGSYVSPLECSLEIPLDRNQASDVLVAGHSWERARLNLENKGTEPLYNVTVFIEVPGDLDIGMSPQPYNITEDGQKITAKIGELSTGQSASFFLDVKPPASIEYKKRITFKILAVYSGETQQSEHSITIIPPPSWSTYITILVSLLVFFGVLAALKRFGVLDLFSTIDLITIALLASVIAVVFRYLSKLVNLGWFDGLVIAIPTVVLMIVALQLVRKPGTATLLFTCVLLISMVVWGSHIMWLGFYLAEGVVVDLLVFIFRMDYADRRLTAVIYGISRGGVSTLLFYLLYAPVEWKISYAPWYIGIQLALACAGGLVGGLLGYDTAVKMSGARL
- a CDS encoding ABC transporter ATP-binding protein; the encoded protein is MDQPEDTDALVRFENITYSYPYSDSRVLSDVNLKLEKGEFVLLAGPSGCGKSTLVRCFNRLVPEISGGKLSGRVIIRGKDLREEKVHKLALEVGMVFQNPETQLFSLKVEDDLAFGPENLGLPGKEILSRVEKSLKAIKLEKLKDHFIFTLSGGEKQRTAIGGNLAMEPEILVLDEPTSDLDPSGTREVLDLLRRLNAEKRITLILIEHKLDEVFELADRMLVMDEGKVILDGKPFDILCREEGKLKKLGIHPPQIIEISRLLGFNCRTSSPPYENILKRLAELLMPSTRELQPESRKEAKPKIPPALCPEESLSHVRIEKLSCRREDGSETLKNVNLDIKYGEFLALLGHNGAGKTTLAGHLMRFHKPSSGRILLNGKNISKYSTAQLSQQIGYLFQNPDSQIFMNSVFEEVRFGLKNLKIPEEEMKKRVNSALEMMELSVYRNRHPQALSRGQRQRLAVASILALEPDLLVLDEPTTGQDRGHIHKFLDKIRELNRLGKTVILISHDMELVAEYAERVIVMKQGEVLLDGPAAEVFLSPEELDAAGLIPPLPARLALDLRKQGFDVPGMLTVSELKSFLRAHNVEIRD
- a CDS encoding DUF3344 domain-containing protein, which encodes MENRNKILITGLLGAGLVLLFSLFSGNGGWYGDGTPPYTIAEGAVRGEVYVSGGHGYTGENPYLEYFELPSGEVRYARLYVPVWNYDSGDSIKVTVNGKELALMKDPDYVSAWGTALYCLNASSSLHTGLNEVSVFSENPGGGPYGITLAAVCENSSLSPVRFWINEGNYALSYTNKKDRVTTAFEDTYPGKNATLYTMLVAGTEGEKDELYFDSASIGSDIGKSAQGKYFDLYSGSVSSENSESILLFERGEEGYIHPCIAVLVSESEANSEFFKLHEQKTGKKANIPLPVIIICLLACIAIALKFRRR